CGATGGCCCTCAGTGAAGCTGCCGTGTCGGTGGTAAAGTAGGGGTTTCCTGTGCCTGCGCCGAAAATAACAACCCGCCCCTTTTCAAGATGACGGACTGCCCTGCGCCGGATAAAGGGTTCTGCCATCTGCTCCATTTTTATGGCTGTCTGAAGTCGGGTAAAGACTCCTTTTCGTTCAAGGGCATCCTGAAATGCAAGGGCATTGATAACCGTTGCGAGCATCCCCATGTAGTCGGCCTGTACGCGATCCATATTAGCCGCTGCTTCGGACATGCCACGAAATATATTGCCTCCGCCAATCACCAGTGCAATCTGGGCGCCCATCTCGCGAGCCTCCTTGATTTCCTCTGCATACCGTTCAAGCATCGCGGAATTAATGCCATAGCCGTCCTCTCCGGCAAGTGCTTCGCCACTCAGTTTCAGCAAGATGCGCTTGTAGTGGAGCATATCCTTATCCTCAGGAAGAAAGGTTTAAAAAAACAAAACCATCATTCTATGTACAAAAAAAAAGCCTCGCAACAACGAGGCTTTTTTTTTACTCTCCCAACTTGCAGCGGACAAATCCGATCACATCAACCTTTACTTGATGCTTTTTTCGGAACTCATTGAGCACGTCAGATACCTTGACGGTGCTGTCCTTGATGAAGAACTGCTCGCTGAGCACAACGTCCTGATAATACTTTTCAAGTCTGCCAAGAACAATCTTGTCGACAAACGCCTCTTTCTTTCCCTGTTCGAGAGCCTGCTGACGATAAATTTCCGCCTCTTTTGCGATGTAATCGGCTGGAACAAAGGAGCGGTCAACAACAATCGGAGCTGCTGCGGCGACCTGCATGGCAAGATCCCTGGCCAGTTCGCGAACAGCATCGGGCTGATCGGTAGCAAGATGAATGATTGCGCCAAGCTGTGCACCGGGATGAACATAGGATTCGACCACACCGTCACCTGCGTCAATATAGACCAGACGTTTGAGGCTGATCTTTTCGCCAAGCTTGCCGGTCATGGTTTTGATGGCATCATCAACCGTTTCGCCGCCATACGCTTCGCCAAGTGTCAGCGTCATTAAGGCTTCAGGTGATGAGATGCACTTTGCAAGGGCAAGCTCACCAAGGGCAACCGTAAAATTGGTAAAGTCCTCACCGCGGGCAACAAAGTCGGTCTCACAGTTCAGTTCAAGAATAATACCGGCCTTATGGTCGGCGGTCATTTTAATTTCGACCATACCCTCTCTGGCATCCCTGTCTGCACGCTTCGCAGCAAGTGCAGCGCCTTTCTTGCGCAGATAATCGATAGCCTGCTGCATATCCCCTCCAGTTTCATCAAGGGCTTTTTTGCAGTCCATCATGCCTGCACCTGTTATATCACGAAGATTTTTTACATCTTTTGCTGAAATCTGGCTCATTGAAATTTCACTCTTATTGATTATAGACACGGATTATTCGCTGATCTCTTCCTTTTCGACGTCGATATCGCCATCCTCTTCCTCTTCATCCATACCGGCAAGCACTTCATTTTCCACTTTCAGCGCCCGTGCGTTGATGACGGTATCGGCAACAGCCTTGACCATCAACTGAATGGAGCGGATTGCATCGTCATTGGCTGGAATGACGAAATCAACCAGTTCAGGATCGCAGTTGGTATCGACCATGGCAATGATGGGAATACCGAGTGAGCGGGCTTCCTTGATGGCAATATGCTCTTTCTTGATGTCAACGATGAAGAGCGCGGCTGGAAGCCTTGTCATGGTGGCAATACCACCGAGAATCCTCATGAGCTTCTCTTTTTCACGGCCCAGCATCAGGCGTTCTTTCTTGGTAATCATATCATACGTTCCATCCGTCGCCATCCGGTCGATGGAGTTCATGCGCCGGATACTCTGCCGAATGGTCTGGAAGTTGGTAAGCATACCACCCAGCCAACGCTCGCAAACGTAAGGCATCCCTGCACGCTCTGCCTGTTCGGCAATAATGTGTTTGGCCTGTTTTTTGGTACCGACAAACATGATCTCCCTGCCTGTCTGTGCAATTGCTTCAAGCGCCTTCAGTGCCTCATCGGCAAGAACGACGGTTTTCTGCAGATCGATAATATGAACGCCGTTTTTTTCCATGAAAATGTACGGCTTCATTTTTGGGCACCAGCGACGTGCAAGGTGACCGAAATGGACTCCTGCGCGGAGCATCTCTTCAAGCTGAAAATGTGACATACGTGCTTTTTTGTGATTTAGTTGTTCCTCTATCATGCCTGTACTGCCCGGTATCCGGCGCAAGGCGCCGAACACTTCCGGAGAGCTTCATCTGAACGATTTTCAGAATAGCATGATATGCGAAGTTGTATCTTTGAAATAAAACGAAATAACACCGGATTAACGTTTCGAGAACTGGAAGCGTTTGCGGGCCTTTTTGCGTCCGAATTTTTTCCGCTCAACCATACGGGGATCCCTTGTCAGAAGCTTCTCTGTTTTGAGGATAACACGGGCGGTTTCATCAAATTCGGTAAGTGCACGAGCAATGGCAAGGCTGACTGCGCCGGACTGACCACTTACACCGCCACCCTGAACATTGATCTTGATATCAAACTCTTCCGCTCTTTCGGTAATAACGAGAGGCCGAAGGGCTTGCTGGCGCTTGAATTCATCCTTGAAATACTCTTCAATCGGCAGTTTGTTGACAATAACCCGGCCTTTTCCCGGAATCATAAAAGCTCGAGCCACCGAGGTTTTACGGCGGCCTACTGTATCGATAACCTCTTTCATTCCCTATGCTTTAATATTTAGTTTACCTTCATTTCAACAGGAGCCTGCGAAGCATGCGGGTGCTCGGAACCGGCATAAACCTTGAGTTTTCTGAACAACTGACGGCCGAGATTGTTGTGCGGCAACATTCCCCACACAGCATTTTCAATAATCCTTTCAGGTCTTTTTTTCAGAAGGTCCTTGACATGGTCAATCTTGACACCACCCGGATACTGGGAATGCGAGAAGTAGCTCTTCTGCTCCTCTTTTTTGCCGGTTAGGGCAACTTTTTCGGCATTGGTTACCACAATGAAATCACCGGTATCGATATGCGGCGTAAACTGTGGCTTATGCTTGCCCCTGAGGACCTTTGCAATTTCAGAAGCCATTCTGCCCAATACCTGACCCTCGGCATCAACAACGTACCACTTCCTGTCGACCTCTGCAGGCTTTGCCGAATATGTTTTAAAACTTAACGTCTTACTCATGCTCTTACTATAGATTAACTGGACTTTTCCGAAAAATAAAGTTTATCAATGTAAATTATTCCACTTAATTCTACAAATTATACCTTATATCTGTTACAGGGAATTCCCTGGCAGAGCTCTGCCATTTTTTTTACCAAGACCGTATCTGTTCTTATGAAGCCTTTAATCGCTCTGGTGGGCCGGCCTAACGTCGGCAAATCAACCCTGTTCAACCGAATTCTGCGCCAACGAAGCGCCATTGTAGATCCTACCCCCGGTGTAACGAGAGATCGGCACATCGCAGAGGGAGAGTGGCAAGGCAAGCAATTTCTCCTGATGGATACCGGAGGCTATAATGCCGATGGCGACACCATCAGCATGGCAATGCTTGAGCAGACGCTGATGGCTATTCGTGATGCCGATATTGTTATCTTTTTGACCGATGTACGTGCCGGACTCTCCTACGAGGATCTTGAACTCGGAAGATTGCTGCAGCGAACCTTCCAGCACAAGCAGCTTTTCTTTGTGGTAAACAAGGTCGAAACCCCGCAACTCTCTTTGGACGCAGAGTCGTTCATCAAAACCGGTTTCACCGCCCCCTATTTTATTTCAGCAAGAGATGGAAGCGGAGTTGCCGATATGCTTGACGACATCCTTGAGTCGTTACCTGAAACAGAAAAACAGCTTCAGGAAAAAGAGAGCGCCATCCAGCTTGCCGTTGTCGGAAGGCCAAATGTCGGGAAATCAAGTTTTGTCAACTCCCTGCTCGGCTCAAACCGCCTCATTGTATCCAACATACCCGGCACAACACGGGATGCTATCGACAGCCGCTTCATACGCAAGCAGCAGGAGTTCATTCTCATTGATACGGCAGGACTGAGAAAACGGACAAAAATCGATGCTGGTATTGAGTACTACAGCTCGCTGAGAACGGAGAAGGCCATTGAGCGCTGCGACGTTGCACTCGTCATGCTTGATGCTGCGCCAGGCATTGAGAAGCAGGATATGAAAATCATCAATATGGCAGTTGAGCGCAAAAAAGGGGCGCTCCTGTTGATCAATAAATGGGATCTGATTGAAAAGGATTCAAAAACAAGCAAGATCTACGAAGAGACCCTGCGTTCCAACATGGGCAACCTCTCCTATGTCCCCGTCCTCTTTATTTCGGCGCTCACCAAAAAGAACCTTTACCGGGCAATAGACACGGCTCAGCAAATCAGCCAAAACCGCTCCCGTAAAATCAGCACCAGCGTGCTCAACAAATTCCTTGAGGAGGCGCTTTCACATACACACCCTTCCACAAAATCGGGCAAAGAGCTCAAGATCAAGTACATGACCCAGATCAACGCCGCATGGCCGGTCTTTGCCTTTTTCTGCAATGATCCTCTCCTGGTTCAGGCCAATTTCAGGAAGTTTCTTGAAAACAAGCTTCGCGAACATTTCAGCCTGGAGGGAGTACCCATTTCCATGCGTTTTATGCAAAAATGAACGCATCTATCAGAACCAAACCATATCATTTCTCTATTTTCTGTAATTTTCAAACGAACACGCTATGACAACAAATCATGATGAATCAACACATGCGTCCTGCAGCCATAATCAAGGCAATGGAGAAGCTGCACATGCATCCTGCGGCCATCATCACTGCGAGCATGAACGTCCGCTGCAGCAGGTAAAACACATTATTGCCGTCGCATCAGGGAAGGGAGGAGTTGGAAAATCAACCTTCGCCGTAAACCTCTCCATTGCACTTGCCCAGACAGGAGCAAAAGTTGGCCTGATTGACGCTGATCTTTACGGCCCGAGCATTCCAACCATGTTCGGACTGCTCGATGCCAAACCGGAAGTAACTGAAAAACATCTTGTCCCACTGGAAAAATGGGGTGTCAAACTGATGTCCATCGGTTTTCTGATCGAAACCGATACGGCGGTTATCTGGCGCGGCCCAATGGTTTCGAACGCCATCAAGCAGTTTATCAGTGAGGTAGATTGGAGCGAGCTCGATTACCTGATCTTCGATCTTCCTCCCGGCACCGGAGATATCCAGATCACAATCGCCCAGACCGTTCCCCTGACTGGCGCCATTATTGTTACAACACCGCAGGATGTAGCCATTGCTGATGTATCGAAGGCTGTCAGCATGTTCCGCAAGGTCAATGTGCCGATTCTTGGAGTGGTTGAAAACATGAGCTATTACGAACTGCCGGATGGAACAAAAGACTATATTTTCGGACATCATGGAGGAGAGATATTTGCCCGTACCCAGGGACTTTCCTTCCTCGGCTCCATTCCGATCGATCGTGCTGTACGCGAGGGTGGAGACAACGGAACACCCTATATGCTCAGCCATCCCGATTCGGCGACATCAAAAGCCATCAATCAAGCCACAATGGAGGTTGCACGCAGGATTTCCATCACCGAAGCGGAACGGGGAAATAAACAATCATAAATTTCGTATTGTTTTTTTCCGCAAGAGGTTTGATATTAGATTTCGTAAAGATGATAACGGCCCTTTTTTTCACTCAATTGTAAACCAATTATACCATGAGCTCCACCAAGGATTACCTTCCAAACAGCGATGCGCTTTACGACAGGGTTATTGCAGCACTTGAAACCGTACGTCCCTATCTGCAGGTTGACGGAGGAGATTGCCAGATTGTCGGCATTACCAAAGATATGACCGTTGATGTAAAACTGCTTGGCGCATGTGGTTCATGCCCCATGAGCACCCTTACCCTGCGTGCCGGTGTCGAACAAGCTATCAAAAAAGCAGTTCCGGAAATTGTACGCGTTGAATCAGTGTAACAAACTCATCAGTCAAGATTACGCAATAAAAGTTCCAGGGAGTCTTCATTCTGAATGAGGACTTCTCTGGCTTTACTTCCGTCTGCCTCACTGACAATCCCGCTGAATTCAAGCTGATCCATCACTCGCCCTGCGCGGCTGAATCCCAATCTGAGACGCCTTTGCAGCAGCGATACACTCGCCTGCTGGTGCGTCACCACAAGCCTTGCCGCCTCCTCAAACATACTGTCCTTGCCATCTTTTTCCTGATACCCCGATGATGATATCCCGTTACCTTTGTTGATATCAGGGGAGGGAAGCACATACATGTTCTTCAGCGCATGTTGTGAACCGATAAAGGAGGTAATCTCTTCAACCTCACCCGACGAGACGTAAGGCCCCTGAATACGCATCGATTTTGGCTGATTGGATGGCTGATAAAGCATGTCGCCATTACCAAGAAGCTGTTCAGCCCCTGAGCCATCGAGAATGGTGCGTGAATCAACCCTGCTTGCCACCTGAAAAGCGATCCTGGCAGGAAAGTTTGCCTTGATGATACCGGTAATGACATCGACCGATGGCCTCTGAGTCGCCACAATCAGATGAATACCGACGGCACGGGCAAGCTGGGCTATCCTGATGATGGGCTCTTCAACTTCCCGTCCTGCCGTTATCATGAGATCGGCAAGCTCATCAATGACCACAACAATGTAGGGCAGAGCCTCCTCGGGGATACGGCGATTATGGTCTCCAATATTGCGAACACCTGCTTTTTCAAGGGTCTCGTAACGGATCTCCATCTCTTTGACAACACACTTCAGCGCATAGACCGCCTTCTGGGGATCCGTGATAATCTGCTCCTCAATGCCGGGAAAACGCATGAGAAAATGGTTTTTCAGATGCTGATACTGAAATAGCTCAACCCGTTTTGGATCGATCAGCACAAATTTGACCTTGTCGGGACTGCAGGCATAGAGCAGGCTTGAGATAATGACATTGATGCAGACCGACTTTCCGGCTCCGGTAGCGCCAGCAATCAGGAGATGCGGCATGGTGGCAAGATCGGCAATATAGACCTCATTGGCGATAGTTTTACCGAGCACAATCGGCAGCATCATGGTGCTGTTCTTGAATTTTTCAACCTGCAGCACCGACCGGAGCCAGACCGTTTTCGGCTTGCCGTTGGGAATCTCCACACCAACAGCATTCTTTCCCGGAATCGGTGCAATAATCCGGATACCTCTTGCCGACAGCGCCATGGCAAGGTCATTTTCAAGGGATTTGACCCGACTGACCTTGACATCCGGTTCAAGTTCGAGTTCAAAAAGGGTCACACGAGGCCCAACCGTTGTTGAAATCCTCTTCACCTCAATCTTGTAGATCTTGAGTTTCTCAAGCAGTTTCCGCTTGCTTTCGTCGAGATGCTGCTGATCGATCTGATCATTGTCATCGGGGACTTTTTCCAGCAAGTCGATCGACGGGAAACGATAAGGCTCCCTGTCCTTGGTCTGCACTTTCAGACGACGCTCATCAAGATCAGCCTCTTTTTCACGGACAGCCTGGTGAATGATCATCTCCGGCTCTCCGGGAATCTTCGACTGCAGCGCCAATGGAGTTCTCTCAGCAGCAGAGGGCTCCGGCAAAGGAGGTTCCGGCAGCAAAAGCTCTTCCTGAAACACCGGGGTAACCAGTGGAACAGCAGAGGCTGATACAAAAGGTTCGGATTCAGGCTCCTGCTTCAGTGTCTGTTTTTTCAACTCCTCTTTTTTCTGAGCCTCCTTTTTCAGTGCAAGCTTTCTCTTTTCCTCTCTTTTCTCCTCTCTCTTTTTCTCTTTCAGCTTCTGCAGTTCAGCCTTTTTCTTACGCTTCTCAGCACGCTTTGCCCTGAAAGCAGCAAACGACCTGACACTGCTTTTGACGGCAGCGAGCACCAGCCTCATACCTTCAGCCAGCGCAGTCTGCCCCATGTAGAGAGTCAAAACCAGAGCAATAACGGAGAGAAGAACAAGCGCTGCGGTAAAACCAATCACGACAGAAAGAAACTCCGCAAGCATCCGCCCGATTGCTCCAGCCATCATATCGCTGAACGGCGCAGAGGTAAGGCCGAACATCGTTGCGATATCAAGTGAAAAGGCGAGGCTGTAGAGAGAAAAAAGAATGGCTGGTTTCAGGCTTTTCGCCCGCAGAAGCAACCATCCCCATAAAAAAATGGCTGTTAACGGTAGAATTACCGAATAGCCAAGAAATGAACGGATAAAGAACGCGGAGATCCTTGCTCCGAATAATCCGAATGGATTGTGAATGCTTTCAGCCACATCTCTGGCAGATCTACTGAAAATATCGTGCCATGCAAGGGTACCAAAACTTGCCTCATCATCCGGATGAAAACTCAGAAGGGCCGCAATCAAAAAGAGAGCCAGCAACATAAGTACCAGACCGCCGATCTCTTTTTGCAGCGCCTTCATGTCGAGAGGAGTCCCCTTGACACCTTTGTTGTTATTTTTCATTTTCACCTGTGCAGTCACTCCTGTAATACCTATGGGGTTGCATTCAACTCAAAGAGGTTGTAACAAACGGCAACCTCCTGATCACACCCGTATGAAGGCTTCCGCGAACCTCAACCAGAATTGGAGTACCCGGCTTCAGGTACTCACGCACCACATTGCAGGTACCAACCGGCTCCTGGAGTGTCGGCGAAAGTGTCCCGCTGCAAACCCAGCCAATCTCCTGGCGGTCACTGTTGTAAAGCTTGAAATGCTGGCGGGGAAGAACGCGGCCATCAAGGCTGAAACCAGCAACTCCCCGCTTCAGATTACCTTCAACCTGCTGGCACGCCTCCTTGCCCATAAAATGTCCTTTACCCATTTTTACCACCCATTTCAAACGCGCTTCAAGCGGGTTCGTATCCTGGTCAATCTCGTGGCCATACAGTGAGTACCCCATCTCAAGGCGGAGTGTGTCGCGTGCACCCAGTCCTATGGGCTGAATGCCGCTCTCTTTACCCGCTTCAAACAGCGCCTCCCATAACGGCAGAGCCATCGCATTCGGCAAACAGATCTCAACTCCCTTCTCACCCGTATAACCTGTTCCGGCAATCATCACCTCCGTTCCCTGGAACAGAACCTTACAGAAGCGGAATGCCCCAAGCGCAGGAACATCAAGCGCAGGAAAGACCGTTGCAAGAATATTCAGGGCAAGCGGACCCTGCAGGGCAATCAAAGAAAGTTGATCGGTATGATCCTCAAGCACAACCCCTTCAAATGCTGCGATATGCTGCTGCAGCCATTCAAAATCTTTTTGGGCATTACTTGCATTGACAATAAGAAAAAACGTTTCGCTGTCGATGCGGTAGATAATCAGGTCATCAACAATGCCGCCATGAGGATAGAGCATGAGATTGTACTGCGCCTGACCATCCTCCGCGTTGTCGAGGTCGTTGGTCGTCATGTACTGAAGAAACTCTTTTGCCCGTGCACCCCTGACATAAAAGTTGCCCATATGCGACACATCAAAAAGCCCGGCCGCACTGCGGACAGCATGATGCTCAGCAATAATTCCCCTGTATTGTACCGGCATCAGGTAACCACCGAAATCGATAATTTTAGCTCCGGCTTCTTCATGCCAGGAGTACAATGCTGTTTTTTTCATAACGACCCTTCACGAAAGTTATTGAGTGGAGTTACAACTGACTGTAAAAAAACATTTAAACAGGAAAATCAAAGCTTTTTTTCCAATGGGCTGAATTTTCCATTGCAGATCAGCTCCATGCGCTCACCCGTCACAGCCAATATAAGAATACTGATTTCTTGCAGAAGAGGTTGGAAAAACATTTTTTAGCAGCAATGCTGAATAGATATCGGATTACATGATGTTCAACCCAACGGGCTGTCATGTTTCGTAACGTTGTTTCCCGCACTGCCAGCATGAACTGAACTGACCTTCAATCGTTTCGCCACAATCCGGACAAACCCATTGACTGAGAGTTTCAGCCTGAGAACTTCGCCAAGCCTCTATCAACTCAAGGGCTTTGGGGTAGTCCGCATCATTGAAAATCCAGAGTGCCGGGAGGCACTCCTGAGGCGAAAGTTCACCCACTGCAATAAAAAGATGTTCATTGCGGATGACACAGGCTACCTCTTCCTTTTCGAGCAGGCTCTTCAGCACATAAACCTCGCCCGATTCGCTCATCGTATTTGGTGCAAACAAGTATTTCATAGGTTACTCCCCAAGGATTACAATACCTGAAGTAATCCTCAGCCCAATACACTTGTTGTTTCGGTACTTCACTTACCCCGGCCAATAATCACCTCATTGCCAAGCTCATTACGATCTCCGGCTTTCAGGGGAAAATGGGCGGCAAGAATTGCAGCGCACCGGTCAACGGCTCCCGCTATTGCTGCGGCCTGGGCCTTGCTTTTGATCCCTCCAACAATGGTATCGACAATCTCCTGCCAGACCGCCTTGTCAACTTTGGCATTAATGCCTTTATCGGCAATCACACGAACATGATGCTCAAACAGTGAAATATAGATGAGAATGCCGGTATGATCAACGGTCTGGTTAATATCCTTCTGATAAAAGGCGTTGATGGCAGCCTCTTCGACCTCCTCCTTCATATCCGATGCCGTGACAAAGAGACGTTTGAGAAGAGGAATTCGTTTGAGCAGTTCGTGAAGCACGATAAACGAAAGGCCAAAGAGTTCAAGAAAAAACCACATACTCTCGTGCCCGGTAAAAAAGGCCACGGCAACACCAAGGAGTATCGCCAGAAGCGAACTGCCGATCATGCTTGCAAGAGGATAGTGATAACTTGACGGAACGACCATAACCACAATTTCACCTGAGGTGCGCATTTCAGCTTCCGCTATTCGCGCCTCAATCTGAAGCCGTTCTGCCGCTGCAAGAAATTTTTCTGCCGGATCTTTCATAAGCTGTTCTCTTTTTTTCACTGCTTCTACCAATCACCTGACGCTCCACCGCCGCCGAAACCACCGCCGCCGCCGCCAAAGCCACCTCCACCGCTTCCACCACCAAAGCCGCCACCATAGAAGCCACCACCAAGACCGCCGTTTGCCATTGGGCCGCCTCTGTGGCCACGAAAAATCTGGCTGATCAGATATATAAGAAAGAGAATACTGAAGAGGAGGGGAAATGAAGTTTTATCCTTTTTCTTCACTGGCTTTGCCTTGTACTCTCCATGAACAGCCGCAATAATGGCATCGACCCCTCGGGTAAATCCGGCATCGAACTGCCTGGACTTGAAGGCTGGAACAATCTCGTCATTGATAATTCGTCCTGCAAGAAGATCGGTCAACCTTCCCTCCAAACCATAGCCAACCTCAATGCGCACCTTTCGATCATCGCGTGAAACAATGAGTAGTACACCGTTGTCGGTACCCTTCTGGCCAATCTTCCATGCCTCGACCGCCCGTATCGAAAAATTTTCGATGGGGTCGCCCTGAAGCGATGGAATGGTCAGAATAACAATCTGCGTTGACTCGGCAGCCTCAAACTGCTGAAGCTTTGCTTCAAGCTCCGCCTTTACCGGTGCGGAGATCATGGAGCCATAATCGTTGACCCGTCCTGAAAGAGCCGGCACCTGAATTGCCGTATGGCCGTTGAGCGGCACAAACTGAATCAGTGCAACCATCAAAAAGAGCAGAACCCTCAGAACGGATCTCATGAATTGATTCATAACAGTTAACAGAATCAGAATTTAACAGCAGGCACCGCTTTGGCAGCTTCATCGGCCTTGAAGTACTCCTTGGCTTTCAGCTTCAGCGCCAGACTGTTGGTCAACGAGTTCGGAAACTTCCTTATCGAGAAGTTGAACACTTCTACCGCCCCGTTATAACGCTGACGGGCAACGCTGATACGGTTTTCGGTTCCCTCAAGCTGATTCTGAAGATCGCGGAAGTTCTGGTTAGCCTTGAGTTCAGGATACCGCTCTACCGCCACCAGCAGACGCGACAGGCTTGAGGAGAGACCACCCTGGGCGCTGGTGAATTTTGCCATCGCCGCCGGATCGCTGAGCATAGCGGGAGTAAGCTGAATCGAACTCGCTTTTGCCCTCGCTTCCACCACTGCCGTCAGGGTCTCCTTTTCAAAATTTGCTGCTCCCTTGACCGTTGCTACAAGATTTGGCACCAGATCACCCCTGCGCTGCAACTGGGACTCAAGATCACCCCATGCGCGGTTTACAGCCTCTTCATTCTGCTGAATGGTGTTGTACCCGCACCCGGAAAGGGTACTGAAAAAAAGAAACAGTGCAATAAGCCTTGCCATGGTCACCTTCATAATGTTCTCCTTGATGTTTGTTCTGTCAGTTTAAATAAATGCAAAAAAAATATACCATCTTTCCGTTTTCGATTGTCATCCGCTCCCCCCCCTCTGCAGCACTTTCCCCAGGCAGCCAATCTGGGGAGCCGGGGACTGGAACATCTTATCCAAGATGAAGTTCCAGTGCCATACTCCTCCAAACCTTTCAGCTTACAAGCCGTTCGACCGTAAATATTCCCTGCACCTTTTTCAGTTTGTCCATAAGGGTATTCAGTTTTTCCGCATTGCGAACGTAGATCATCATGGTACCGACAAACATCCCGTCATGCGCGTTCAGCGAAATGGTACGGATATTGGT
The DNA window shown above is from Pelodictyon phaeoclathratiforme BU-1 and carries:
- a CDS encoding TPM domain-containing protein; translated protein: MKDPAEKFLAAAERLQIEARIAEAEMRTSGEIVVMVVPSSYHYPLASMIGSSLLAILLGVAVAFFTGHESMWFFLELFGLSFIVLHELLKRIPLLKRLFVTASDMKEEVEEAAINAFYQKDINQTVDHTGILIYISLFEHHVRVIADKGINAKVDKAVWQEIVDTIVGGIKSKAQAAAIAGAVDRCAAILAAHFPLKAGDRNELGNEVIIGRGK
- a CDS encoding putative signal transducing protein produces the protein MSESGEVYVLKSLLEKEEVACVIRNEHLFIAVGELSPQECLPALWIFNDADYPKALELIEAWRSSQAETLSQWVCPDCGETIEGQFSSCWQCGKQRYET
- a CDS encoding LemA family protein; amino-acid sequence: MKVTMARLIALFLFFSTLSGCGYNTIQQNEEAVNRAWGDLESQLQRRGDLVPNLVATVKGAANFEKETLTAVVEARAKASSIQLTPAMLSDPAAMAKFTSAQGGLSSSLSRLLVAVERYPELKANQNFRDLQNQLEGTENRISVARQRYNGAVEVFNFSIRKFPNSLTNSLALKLKAKEYFKADEAAKAVPAVKF
- the gcvT gene encoding glycine cleavage system aminomethyltransferase GcvT; translation: MKKTALYSWHEEAGAKIIDFGGYLMPVQYRGIIAEHHAVRSAAGLFDVSHMGNFYVRGARAKEFLQYMTTNDLDNAEDGQAQYNLMLYPHGGIVDDLIIYRIDSETFFLIVNASNAQKDFEWLQQHIAAFEGVVLEDHTDQLSLIALQGPLALNILATVFPALDVPALGAFRFCKVLFQGTEVMIAGTGYTGEKGVEICLPNAMALPLWEALFEAGKESGIQPIGLGARDTLRLEMGYSLYGHEIDQDTNPLEARLKWVVKMGKGHFMGKEACQQVEGNLKRGVAGFSLDGRVLPRQHFKLYNSDRQEIGWVCSGTLSPTLQEPVGTCNVVREYLKPGTPILVEVRGSLHTGVIRRLPFVTTSLS
- a CDS encoding TPM domain-containing protein, giving the protein MRSVLRVLLFLMVALIQFVPLNGHTAIQVPALSGRVNDYGSMISAPVKAELEAKLQQFEAAESTQIVILTIPSLQGDPIENFSIRAVEAWKIGQKGTDNGVLLIVSRDDRKVRIEVGYGLEGRLTDLLAGRIINDEIVPAFKSRQFDAGFTRGVDAIIAAVHGEYKAKPVKKKDKTSFPLLFSILFLIYLISQIFRGHRGGPMANGGLGGGFYGGGFGGGSGGGGFGGGGGGFGGGGASGDW